A window of Burkholderiales bacterium genomic DNA:
GCCCACGCCGACGAACATCTCAACGAAGTCGGAGCCCGAGATGCTGAAGAAGGGCACCTTCGCCTCGCCGGCGATCGCCTTGGCAAGCAGGGTCTTGCCGGTGCCCGGGTTGCCCACCATGAGCACCCCGCGGGGAATGCGCCCGCCCAGCTTCTGGAACTTGCCCGGGTCGCGCAGGAACTCCACCAGCTCCGCCACCTCCTCCTTCGCCTCCTCGCAGCCCGCGACATCGGCAAAGGTGACGGTGTTCTGGGATTCATCCAGCATCCGCGCCCGGCTCTTGCCGAAGGAGAAAGCCCCGCCCCGGCCGCCGCCCTGCATCTGGCGCATGAAGAAAATCCACACGCCGATGAGGAGCAGCATGGGAAACCAGGAGACGAAGATATTCATGAGCAGCGACGGCTCCTCCTCGGGCTTGGCCTCGATGATCACGCCGTTTTTGAGCAGATCGCTCACCATCCACGGGTCGGAGGGGGAATAGGTGACGAAGCGCTTGCCGTCGGTCTTCACCCCCTTGAGGGTGCGCCCCTCGATGGTCACCTTGGCGATGTGCCCCGCCTTCACCTCCTCGATGAACTGGGAGTAGTTCATCTGGGCCTGGGGCTGCTGGCGGGTGCTGAACTGGTTGAACACGGTCATCAGCACCAGGGCAATGACCAGCCAGATGGCGATGTTCTTGACGAGATTGTTCAAAGCTGCTCCTGAAAAAGATGCTTAAGGGCCCATCTCCGGGCCCCAAGCGCTATTTTAACCCTAAATGCCCCCTTCCGTGGTTCGCAAGAGCCCGCCGAAACCCCTCGCCAGCAGGTACACTTCCGCCGAGCGGTTGCGGGACGCGCCGGGTTTGCGAACGGCCACCTTCAAGAACCGCCGCCGCAACCCCGCCGCGAATTCCTCGAACCCAGCCCCCTGAAACACTTTGACTAAGAGGGTGCCGCCCGGTTTCAGATGGCCCTCGCAGAATTCTACCGCCGCCTGGGCCAGCTCCAGGCTGCGGGCCTGATCCACTTCGGCCATACCGCTTATGTTGGGGGCCATGTCCGAGAGCACAAGGTCCGCCGGGCGGCCGCCCAGGGCGCCAGCGAGCCGATCCAGGGTCGCCGGGGCGCGGAAATCCCCGAGAATGAACTCCACGCCCCGGATCGGGGCCATCTCCAAAAGATCCACGGCCAGCACCCGGCCCGCGGCCCCCACCCGGGCGGCCGCCACCTGGCTCCAGCCCCCGGGGGCCGCCCCCAGGTCCACCACCGTGAGCCCGGGCCTTAGCAGGCGGTCCCGCCGGTTGAGTTCCAGGAGCTTGTAAGCCGCCCGCGAACGGTAGCCTTCGGCCCGGGCCCGCCGGACATAGGGGTCGGACACGTGCTTCTGCATCCACGCCTTGCTGGTCTTGGAGCGGGCCATGGGCTAAGATCGCGCACCTTCGGCGAAAGAAAAGAAAGCGTCATGCCAGAGCTTACCCCCGCCGAGCGGCGCTCGCTCAAGGCCCGGGCCCATAAGCTCAAGCCGGTGGTGCTCACGGGCGAGGCCGGGCTCTCGGCGGCTGTGGTGGCGGAAATCGACCGGCAGCTCGCGAGCCACGGGCTCATCAAGGTGCGCCTCGCCGCGGGGGACCGGCGGGAGCGGGCCGCCTCGGCTGCGGCCCTGGGCGCCGCCTTGGGCGCCAGCCTGGTCCAGCAGATCGGCAGGATGCTGGTGCTCTACCGGCCCAAGCCGCAAGCGCCGCCCGCCGCCCCGGGGAAAAACCCTCGACGGGAGCCGCGGGCCCGCCGCGCGCCTTCCCGGAGCGGAAGGCTCCCGGGCAAGGGGAAAACGCCTCAGACGTAGCGCACGTCCAGGATCTCGTATTCCCGGATTCCCCCGGGAGCCAGGACTTCCGCCACGTCTCCCGGACGCTTGCCGATGAGGGCCCGGGCGATGGGGGAGCTGATGGAGATCTTGCCTTCCTTGATGTCCGCCTCGTCGTCCCCCACGATCTGGTAAGTCACCACCTCCCCGTTCGCCATGTCCTCCAGGTCCACGGTGGCGCCGAACACGCAGCGGCCGTCGGCGTCCAGCAGGGCCGGGTTGATGATTTGGGCGTTGGAGAGCTTCGCCTCCAGCTCGTTGATGCGCCCCTCGATGAAGCTCTGCCGCTCCTTGGCGGCGTGGTACTCGGCGTTCTCCGACAGGTCGCCATGGGAGCGGGCTTCGGCGATCGCCTGGATGATCGCCGGCCGCTGCACCGTTTTCAGGTCGTGGAGCTCGGCGCGCAGCTTCTCGGCGCCGGTCACCGTTAACGGAATCTTGTTCATGCCTGCGAACACTCCCTCCATGGAATTTTTAGGATAACGAGATGCGGCCGGACCCGCCAAGCCAGGGGAAAAGCCGGCGGGTTAGGCCGCCGAGCGCGTCGCCCGCAGCGCCCGGTGCAGTCCCTGGAGATCGTAGACCTTGGACTCGCGCATGTGCTGCATCCCCAAGCAAGCCGCCCGGGCCCCGGCCACGGTGGTGTAGTAGGTGATGCGGTGCTGCAGCGCTTCGCGCCGCAGGTAATAGGAATCCTGGATCGCCGCGCGGCTGTCGTCGGTGGTGTTGATGATGAGATTGATCTCGCCGTTCTTGATGTAATCCACGATGTTGGGCCGCCCTTCGCCCAGCTTGTTGACGGGCGTGACCGACAGGCCCGCGGCCTCGAGCGCCGCCGCCGTCCCTTTGGTGGCCATGAGGCCGAAGCCCAGGGAGGCGAGGGCCCGGGCGATCTCGATCACCCGGGGCTTGTCGGCCGCGCGCACCGAAAGCAGCACGTTGCCGGCGCGGGGGAGCTTCCCCCCCGCCGCCACCTGGGATTTCACGAACGCTTCGGCGAAGGTCTCGCCCTACCCCCATCACCTCGCCGGTGCGACTTCATCTCGGGCCCAGGATGGTGTCCACCCCCGGGAACTTGCACGAAGGGGAACACCGCCTCCTTGACCGAGAACTACGTGGCGCGGAACGGCTCCTCGACGACGCCCTGAGCGCGCGAGGGTCTTGCCCGCCATGCACCGGGCAGCGATCTTGGCCAGCGGCACGCCCGGTGGCCTTGGAGACGAAGGGCACGGTGCGGGAGCGCCCGGGGGTTGACCTCCAGCACGTAGACGTGCCGTCCTGGATCGCGTACTGGACGTTCATGAGCCCCGACACGTCGAGCGCCTGGCCAGGGCTCGGTCTGGCGCCGGATGCTCTCCCGGAGCGTCAGGGCCGCAGGCTATAGGGCGGGAGCACAGCCGAGTCGCCCGAGTGGACCCCCGCCTGCTCGATGTGCTCCATGATGCCGCCACCACCACCCGCCCCCGTCGCTCACGCGCGTCCACGTCCACCTCGATCGCGTCGTTCAGGAACCGGTCGAGCAGCACCGGGGTCGTTGGACACCTTGACCGCCTCGCGCATGTAGCGGCGAGCTCCCGCTCGTCGTAGCACGATCTCCATGGCCCGCCCGCCCAGCACGTAGCTGGGCCGCACCACCACGGGGATAGCCGATGTCCGCGGCCAGCCGCAGGGCCTCCTCCGGGCTGCGGGCGGTGCCGTTGGCCGGCTGCCGAAGCCCAGTCGTGCAGCAGCTTCTGGAACCGCTCCCGGTCCTCGGCGCAGTCGATCTGATCCGGGCTGGTGCCGATGATGGGCACGCCGTGCGCCTCCAGGTCCCGGGCCAGCTTGAGCGGCGTCTGGCCGCCGAACTGCACGATCACCCCGTCGGGCTGCTCCTCGCGCACGATCTCCAGCACGTCCTCCAGGGTGAGCGGCTCGAAGTACAGCCGGTCGGACGTGTCGTAGTCGGTGGACACCGTCTCCGGGTTGCAGTTGACCATGATGGTCTCGAACCCGTCTCCCGCAGCGCCAGGACCGCGTGCACGCAGCAGTAGTCGAACTCGATGCCCTGGCCGATGCGGTTCGGCCCGCCGCCCAGGATCATGACTTCTTGCGGCGTGTGGGCTCGGCTTCGCACTCCTCTTCGTAGGTGGAGTACATGTAGGCGGTCCGGGTCGCGAACTCGGCGGCGCAGGTGTCCACCCGCTTGTAGACCGGGCGCAGCCGAGGCGTGCGCGTTGTCGCCACCGCCTCCTCGGTCGTGCCCAGCAGCGGCGCCGAGCCGTCGGTCGGAGAATCCGCTGCGCTTGAGCCGCGCGCAGCGTCGGGCGTCCAGGTCCCGAGCCGCCTTCCGGCAGGCGCCTGCTCCTGCTCACGAGCTCCTGGATCTGTGGCAGGAACCACGGGTCGATCCTGGGAGAGCTCGTGGACCTCCTTTCGAGCGGAAAGCCCGCAGCGGAAGGCGTCGGCCACGTAGAAAATGCGCTCGTGCGCCGCGGATCGGCCAGCTCCGCCTCGATCTCGGCGAGTCGGCGTCGTTCTCGTCGCAGGCCATCGCGCGCCGGTCTCCAGGCCCGCGCAAGCGCCTTCTGCAGGACTCCTTGAAGGTGCGGCCGATGGCCATCGACCTCGCCCACCGACTTCATCTGGGTGGTGAGCGGTCGTTCGGCCTGGGGAAACTTCTCGAAGGTCGAAGCGGGGGATCTTGGTGACCACGTAGTCGATCGGCGGCTCGAAGAGGCGGGCGTGGCGCCGCCGGTGATGTCGTTGCGCAGCTCGTCCAGGGTGTAGCCCACGGCGAGCTTGGCCGCGATCTTGGCGATGGGGAACCCGGTGGCCTTCGACGCCAGGGCCGAGGAGCGCGACACCCGCGGGTTCATCTCGATCACCACCATCCGGCCGTCGCGGGTTGATGGCGAACTGCACGTTGGAGCCCCCGGTGTCGACGCCCGATCTCGCCGCATGCATCGCGATGGCGGCGTCGCGCATCGATCTGGTACTCCTTGTCGGTCAGCGTCTGGCCGGGGCCACGGTGATGGAGTCGCCGGTGTGCACCCCCATCGGGTCGAGGTTCTCGATGGAGCAGACGATGATGCAGTTGTCCTTGCGGTCGCGCACCACCTCCATCTCGAACTCCTTCCAGCCGATCACCGACTCCTCGACCAGCACCTCGCGGGTAGGACTGGCGTCGAGCCCCGCTCGCAGATGGCGCCGAACTCTTCCCGGTTGTAGGCGATGCCCCCCCCCGTGCCGCCCAGGGTGAACGAGGGCCGGATGATGGCCGGGAAGCCCACCTCGCCTGGACCTGCAGCGCCTCTTCCATGCTGTGGGCGAGCGCCGACGGGGCAGTCGAGCCCGATCCGCTTCATGGCCGCTTGAACTTCTCCCGGTCCTCGCGCCTTGTCGATGGCTCCGACTGGCGCCGATCATCTCCACCCCGTAGCGTTCCAGTAGCCGCCTTCCGCGCAGGTCCAGGCGCAGTTCAGCGCGGTCTGGCCGCCCATGGTGGGCAGCAGCGCGTCGGGGCGCTCGCGTGCGATGATCTTCTCGACGGCCTCGCCGGTGATGGGCTCGATGTAGGTGCGTCGGCCAGCTCCGGGTCGGTCATGATGGTGGCCGGGTTGGAGTTGACCAGCACGACCGGTAACCCTCCTCCTTGCAGCGCCTTGCAGGCCTGGGCGCCGGAGTAGTCGAACTCGCACGCCTGGCCGATGACGATGGGCCCGGCGCCGATGACGAGGATCGACTGGATGTCGGTGCGTTTGGGCATGGCCTACCGGCAGGCCCGCGCCCCGGCGGGGGCGGCGGCGATCTCCCGCTTGCCGCTTTTCCTGAGCGCCATGAGGGACACGAAGCGGTCGAAGAGGTAATCCACGTCGTGGGGGCCGGGGCTCGCCTCCGGGTGCCCCTGGAAGCAGAAGGCCGGCCGGTCGGAAAAGGCGAACCCCTGGAGGCTGCCATCGAACAAGGACACGTGGGTCACCTTGCAATGCTCCGGCAGGGTCGCGGCATCCACCGCGAACCCATGATTCTGGCTGGAAATCATCACCCGCCCGGTCTCCAGGTCCTGCACCGGGTGGTTCGCCCCGTGGTGGCCGAACTTCATTTTCACGGTCTTCGCGCCGGCGGCAAGCCCCAGGAGCTGATGCCCCAGGCAGATCCCGAACATGGGGATGCCCGTGTCCAGGAGCCGGCGGATCGCCTCGATGGCGTAGGTGCAAGGTTCCGGATCGCCGGGACCGTTGGAGAGGAACACCCCGTCGGGCCGGAGGGCAAGCGCCTCCGCCGCGGGGGTGCGAGCCGGGATGACGGTCAAGCGGCATCCCCGGGCCGCGAGCTTGCGCAGGATGTTGCGCTTCATCCCGTAGTCGTAGGCCACCACGTGGAACCTGGCCTCGGGCGCCTTGGCGTAGCCGGCGCCCAGGAACCACTCCCCCTCGTCCCAGGAATAGGCGCTCTGGCAGCTCACCACCTGGGCGAGGTCCATGCCGGCCAGGCCCGGGAACTCCCGTGCAAGCCGCAGGGCTTCTTTCTCGTCCACGCGGCCCGCCATCAGGCAACCGTTCTGGGCCCCCTTCTCCCGCAGGATCCGGGTGAGCTTGCGGGTGTCGATGCCGGCGATCGCCACCACGTTCTGATCCCGCAGGTAATCGGGCAAGCTCTGGGTCGCCCGGAAATTGCTGTAGGCGACCGGCACGTCCCGAACCACCAGGCCGCTCGCGTACACCCGGTCCGATTCCACGTCCTCCGGGTTGACTCCGGTGTTGCCGATGTGGGGATAGGTGAGGGTCACGATCTGCCGGCAATAGGAAGGATCGGTCAGGATCTCCTGGTAGCCGGTCATGGCGGTGTTGAACACCACCTCCCCGCTCGCCGCCCCTTCCGCGCCGATGGAGAGCCCCCGGAATACGGTCCCGTCGGCGAGCACGAGCAAGGCGGGCGGACGGTCGGACACTGGCAATTCCCAGGGCACGGCGTGGAGGATACAAAGAAACGGGACGAGCGCAGCGCCCATCCCGTTTTTTGGCGCATTATACGGGAAGGGGGAGACGGCTTCAATCGAGGCCCCGGGACGGGGACGTCCGGTGAGGTCCCCGCGGCGGAGCTTTTCAGCCCAGGCCCAGCACGTCCTGCATGTCGAAGAGCCCCGGGGGCCGCCCCGCGACGAACCGGGCTGCCCGTAGCGCCCCTTGGGCGAAGGTGGCGCGGCTGCCGGCCTTGTGGCTGATTTCCAGCCGCTCGCCGGTGCCGGCGAAGATGACGGTATGTTCACCCACGATGTCCCCTCCCCGCACCGTGGCGAAGCCGATGGCCTTCTCCGGCCGCTCTCCCGTGATCCCCTCCCGGCCGTAAACGGCGCACTCGCGTAAGTTTCGGCCGAGGGCCCGGGCCACCACCTCCCCCATCCGCAGCGCGGTCCCCGACGGGGCGTCCACCTTGTGCCGGTGGTGGGCTTCCACGATCTCCACGTCGTAGCCCTGAGCGAGCACCCGGGCCGCCAGGTCGAGGAGCTTGAGCGCCAGGTTGACGCCCACGCTGAAGTTGGGCGCCTGGACGATGGCTACGGTCCGAGCGGCTTCGGCGATCGCCTGCTTCTGGGGTTCGGTGAATCCGGTGGTGCCGATGACCAGGTTGACCCCCCGGACGGTGGCGGCCCGCAAGTGTTCCAGGGTTCCTTCGGGCCGGGTGAAATCGATGAGCACCTGGGCGCCGGAGAGGGCCGCGACCAGGTCGTCGGTGACGGTCACCCCGTTGGGCGCGCCGACGAGCTCCCCCGCGTCCCGGCCAAGGACCGGGCTGCCGGGCCGATCCAGGGCGGCGTGCAGTCGCAGGTCGGGAGCCGCGGCGATCGCCTCCAGGAGCGCCCGCCCCATGCGCCCGGAGCTTCCCGCGACGGCGACGCGAATGGGCTCCATCGGCTTGCCCGGGCTAGCGGGCCGCGCTCGCGCCGCGGTGGGCCTCGGCCGCCGGGGCCTCTCCCGGCGGGGCCGCCACCACGTCGCCCTCAACCCGCTTCAACCGCCCCTCCTCGAAGATCACGGTGAGCTTGCGCTCCTCCACCAGCTCCCCCCGCTTCTCTAGCCGGTATACGTAATCCCAGCGGTCCGCGTGGAACGGGTCGGCCACCAGGGGCGTGCCCAGGATGAACCTCACCTGCTCCCGGGTCATCCCGGGCTTGAGCCGGGACACCATCTCCTGGGTCACCACGTTGCCCTGCTGCACGTCCATCCGGTAGGGGGTGAGGCCCAGGTAGCCGGAACAGGCGGCGAGCCACAGCACAATAGACAGGGGCAGGAACCGGCACATCGATCGAGGTGTCGTTTTCAACGTGACGTGAACGTTTTATGATACCCGAAAGGACGCTTGCACCGAGAGGATGCCATGAGCACGCCCGACGCGCTGAAGACCATGGGGCTTAAAGCCACCATGCCGCGGATCAAGATCCTCAACCTGTTCGAGACCAGCAAGGTGCGGCACCTCTCGGCCGAAGACGTGTACAAGCAGCTCATCGCCGAGGGCATCGACGTGGGCCTCGCCACGGTGTACCGGGTGCTCACCCAGTTCGAGCAGGCCGGGATCCTCATGCGGCACCACTTCGAAAGCGGCAAGGCCATCTACGAGCTGAACCAGGGCGGGCACCACGATCACCTAGTCTGCCTGCAGTGCGGGCGGGTGGAGGAGTTCTACGATCCCGAGATCGAGCGCCGCCAGGTAAAGATCGCCAAGGACCGGGGATTCACCATCCACGACCATTCCCTGCACATCTACGCCGACTGCACCAAGCCAAACTGCCCCCACCTGAAGGGGGCGAAGCGCCCGGGGTGAGGCGAGCTTTCCCCCCTCAAGCCCCGTTCCGCACGGCCTTGAGCATTTCTTGCGCGTGCCGACGGGTGGTCTCGGTGATTTTCATGCCCCCCACCATGCGGGCGATCTCGTCGATCCGCTCCTCTGCTTCCAGCCGCCGGATGCGGCTCACCACCGCCCCGTCCCGTGCCAGCTTGGTGACCTGCCATTGATGGTCCGCGGCGGCGGCCACCTGGGGCAGGTGGGTCACGCACATCACCTGGTGCAAGGTCCCCAACTGCTTGAGGAGCCGCCCCACGATCTCCGCCACCTTGCCGCCGATGCCTGCGTCCACCTCGTCGAAGATCAGGGTGGGCACCTGGGCCACGCGGCTGGCGATCACCTGGATCGCCAGGCTGATGCGGGAAAGCTCCCCTCCTGAGGCGACTTTCCCCAGGGGGCCCGGCGGAGTTCCCGGATGGGTCGCCACCTGGAACTCCACCTGCTCCAGGCCGAAGCTGCCTCCCGGATCCGCCGGGTGGAAGGCGACCGTAAAACGGCCGCCCCCCAGGGCTAGGTCCCTGAACGCCCGGGTGACCGCCTCCGAGAGGGTCTCCGCGGCTTTTCTCCGGCCCTGGGAGAGCCGGCGCGCCCGCTCCAGATAGGCCTCCCGCGCTGCCTCTTCCTGGGCCATCAGGGCCTCGAGGCCCGCCGCCCCGCCGATCTCGTCCAGCCGCTCCCGTACCCGGGCTAGCCGCTCCGGCAGCTCCTCCACCGTCACCCGGTGCTTGCGGGCGCAACCGTGGATCGCCGCCAGGCGGCTCTCCACCTGGGCGAGCCGGTCCGGGTCCAGCTCCAGGCGGGAAGCGTAGCGGTTCAGGCTATAGAGCGCCTCCTTGAGCTGGATCTCCGCCGGCTCCAGAAGCTCCAGCGCCTCCTTGAGCCGGGAATCGTAGTCGGTAAGAGCGGAAAGGCGCTGGATCACCCCCCGGACTTGGGCCAGCACCGCCCCATCCGTCCCCTCGAGGGCCTCTCGGGCCCCTTGAGCGCCCTCCAGCAGGGCGGCGGCGTGGGCAAGCCGCTTGTGTTCCGCCTGCAGGGCCTGCCACTCGTCGGGGGAAAAAGCGAGGGCCTCCAGCTCCTTCAGGTCCCGCTCCAGCTCGTCCCGTTCCCGGGCGAGGGCCTGCTCGTTTTTCTGCCACTCGATACGCCGGGCGCGCAGGGTCTGCCACTGGCGGTAGGCCGCCGCCACTTCCTGGGCCAGGGCCGTCTGCCCGCCCAGGGCATCTAGCAGTTCCCGCTGGTAGTCGCCGCGCAGCAGGGACTGGTGGGCATGCTGGCCGTGGATGTCCACCAGGCGCTCCCCCACCTCCCTAAGCTGCTGCACGGTGGCGCTCGCCCCGTTGATGAAGGCCCGGGAGCGGCCGGAAGACTCCACCACCCGGCGCAGCAGGCAGCTTCCCGGCTCGGCGTCGAAGCCCCCCTCCGCCAGCCAGGCTTCAACCCCGGGGAGCCGGGAGACGTCGAACTCGGCGGCGATCTCCGCCCGCGCCGCGCCCCTTCGCACCACTCCCGCGTCCGCCCGCTCCCCCAGCACCAGGGCCAGGGCGTCGATCAGGATGGACTTGCCGGCGCCGGTCTCTCCCGTGAGGGCGGTGAAGCCGGGGGCGAACTCCAGCTCCACCTCTTGCACGATCACGAAATCACGGATACGCAGGTACCGCAGCATGGCTAGTACGGGTGGCGCGGGCTACGACTGGGACTGGAAAAAGGGCTGCTCGCTCCAGCGCAGCTTCTCCCGCAGCATGTGGTAGTAGCTGTGCCCCACCGGGTGGAGGAGCCTGACTGGGCTAGGCGAGCGCTTCACCACCACCCGGTCGTTTTCCCCGCAGCTCCGCGTGGGAGTGGCTGTCGAAATGCACCCGAGAGCTGTTGGTCTCGTGCATCAGAATCTCCACCACCGAGTCCGCGCCGATCACGATGGGCCGGTTGGAGAGGGTATGGGGGCAGATGGGCACCAGGGTGATGAGCTTAAGCCCCGGGTGGACAATGGGGCCGCCGGCAGAAAGGGCATAGGCAGTGGAGCCGGTGGGAGTGGCCACGATGAGCCCGTCGGAGCGCTGGCTATAGACGAACTGGCCGTCCAGGCGCACCTCGAACTCGATCATGCTCCCCTTGGTGCCCCGGTGCACCACCACGTCGTTGAGGGCGAGCCCCTGGAACACCACGGCTTGGGACGAGACCACCTCTCCCGCGAGCAGCATGCGCTCCTCCACCACGTACTGCCCGTCCAGCATGGCGCCCAGGGTTTCCAGCATGGTGTCCACCGAGATGTCGGTGAGAAAACCGAGACGCCCTTGGTTGACGCCCACCAGGGGCACTCCGTAGGGCGCGAGGGTGCGGGCGATGTTGAGCATGGTGCCGTCGCCGCCCAGTACTACCGCCAGTTGCGCCCGGCGGCTGATCTCGTCCAGGGTGAGGGCCGGGTAGCCGGCTTGCCCCAGGTGGGTCGCGGTCAGGCGGTCTACCAACACCTCGATGCCGCGCTCTTTCAGGTAGGCGCCAAGCTTGAGGAGCGGCCCGGCGATCTCGGCGCTCTTGAACTTCCCCACCAGGGCGATGGTCTTGAAGGACTCGTTCATCGCGGGGATTAAACCACAAAACGACCGGGCGAAGCGGGGCCGGCGCCCTCAGGGCTGCGGCTGGTGCCGCCGGAGGGGCGGTTGTAGAATTTTCCCATGCTGAGCGAGCGGGCCCAGATTCTCCTGAAGACCCTGGTGGAGCGCTACATCGTGGAGGGCGATCCGGTGGGCTCGCGCTCCCTTTCCAAGTACTCCG
This region includes:
- the nadK gene encoding NAD kinase (possible pseudo, frameshifted) — translated: MNESFKTIALVGKFKSAEIAGPLLKLGAYLKERGIEVLVDRLTATHLGQAGYPALTLDEISRRAQLAVVLGGDGTMLNIARTLAPYGVPLVGVNQGRLGFLTDISVDTMLETLGAMLDGQYVVEERMLLAGEVVSSQAVVFQGLALNDVVVHRGTKGSMIEFEVRLDGQFVYSQRSDGLIVATPTGSTAYALSAGGPIVHPGLKLITLVPICPHTLSNRPIVIGADSVVEILMHETNSSRVHFDSHSHAELRGKRPGGGEALA
- the greA gene encoding transcription elongation factor GreA, which translates into the protein MEGVFAGMNKIPLTVTGAEKLRAELHDLKTVQRPAIIQAIAEARSHGDLSENAEYHAAKERQSFIEGRINELEAKLSNAQIINPALLDADGRCVFGATVDLEDMANGEVVTYQIVGDDEADIKEGKISISSPIARALIGKRPGDVAEVLAPGGIREYEILDVRYV
- a CDS encoding hypothetical protein (possible pseudo, internal stop codon, frameshifted); the protein is MVNCNPETVSTDYDTSDRLYFEPLTLEDVLEIVREEQPDGVIVQFGGQTPLKLARDLEAHGVPIIGTSPDQIDCAEDRERFQKLLHDWASAAGQRHRPQPGGGPAAGRGHRLSPWWCGPATCWAGGPWRSCYDERELAATCARRSRCPTTPVLLDRFLNDAIEVDVDARERRGRVVVAASWSTSSRRGSTRATRLCSRPIACGPDAPGEHPAPDRALARRSTCRGS
- the carA gene encoding carbamoyl-phosphate synthase small chain, with the protein product MGAALVPFLCILHAVPWELPVSDRPPALLVLADGTVFRGLSIGAEGAASGEVVFNTAMTGYQEILTDPSYCRQIVTLTYPHIGNTGVNPEDVESDRVYASGLVVRDVPVAYSNFRATQSLPDYLRDQNVVAIAGIDTRKLTRILREKGAQNGCLMAGRVDEKEALRLAREFPGLAGMDLAQVVSCQSAYSWDEGEWFLGAGYAKAPEARFHVVAYDYGMKRNILRKLAARGCRLTVIPARTPAAEALALRPDGVFLSNGPGDPEPCTYAIEAIRRLLDTGIPMFGICLGHQLLGLAAGAKTVKMKFGHHGANHPVQDLETGRVMISSQNHGFAVDAATLPEHCKVTHVSLFDGSLQGFAFSDRPAFCFQGHPEASPGPHDVDYLFDRFVSLMALRKSGKREIAAAPAGARACR
- the fur gene encoding transcriptional repressor, giving the protein MSTPDALKTMGLKATMPRIKILNLFETSKVRHLSAEDVYKQLIAEGIDVGLATVYRVLTQFEQAGILMRHHFESGKAIYELNQGGHHDHLVCLQCGRVEEFYDPEIERRQVKIAKDRGFTIHDHSLHIYADCTKPNCPHLKGAKRPG
- a CDS encoding hypothetical protein (possible pseudo, internal stop codon, frameshifted), whose amino-acid sequence is MLVEESVIGWKEFEMEVVRDRKDNCIIVCSIENLDPMGVHTGDSITVAPARR
- a CDS encoding hypothetical protein (possible pseudo, internal stop codon, frameshifted), whose translation is MKSQVAAGGKLPRAGNVLLSVRAADKPRVIEIARALASLGFGLMATKGTAAALEAAGLSVTPVNKLGEGRPNIVDYIKNGEINLIINTTDDSRAAIQDSYYLRREALQHRITYYTTVAGARAACLGMQHMRESKVYDLQGLHRALRATRSAA
- the rlmE gene encoding ribosomal RNA large subunit methyltransferase E; amino-acid sequence: MARSKTSKAWMQKHVSDPYVRRARAEGYRSRAAYKLLELNRRDRLLRPGLTVVDLGAAPGGWSQVAAARVGAAGRVLAVDLLEMAPIRGVEFILGDFRAPATLDRLAGALGGRPADLVLSDMAPNISGMAEVDQARSLELAQAAVEFCEGHLKPGGTLLVKVFQGAGFEEFAAGLRRRFLKVAVRKPGASRNRSAEVYLLARGFGGLLRTTEGGI
- the dapB gene encoding 4-hydroxy-tetrahydrodipicolinate reductase; protein product: MEPIRVAVAGSSGRMGRALLEAIAAAPDLRLHAALDRPGSPVLGRDAGELVGAPNGVTVTDDLVAALSGAQVLIDFTRPEGTLEHLRAATVRGVNLVIGTTGFTEPQKQAIAEAARTVAIVQAPNFSVGVNLALKLLDLAARVLAQGYDVEIVEAHHRHKVDAPSGTALRMGEVVARALGRNLRECAVYGREGITGERPEKAIGFATVRGGDIVGEHTVIFAGTGERLEISHKAGSRATFAQGALRAARFVAGRPPGLFDMQDVLGLG
- a CDS encoding hypothetical protein (possible pseudo, internal stop codon, frameshifted) is translated as MRDAAIAMHAARSGVDTGGSNVQFAINPRRPDGGDRDEPAGVALLGPGVEGHRVPHRQDRGQARRGLHPGRAAQRHHRRRHARLFEPPIDYVVTKIPRFDLREVSPGRTTAHHPDEVGGRGRWPSAAPSRSPAEGACAGLETGARWPATRTTPTRRDRGGAGRSAAHERIFYVADAFRCGLSARKEVHELSQDRPVVPATDPGAREQEQAPAGRRLGTWTPDAARGSSAADSPTDGSAPLLGTTEEAVATTRTPRLRPVYKRVDTCAAEFATRTAYMYSTYEEECEAEPTRRKKS
- a CDS encoding DNA repair protein RecN — translated: MLRYLRIRDFVIVQEVELEFAPGFTALTGETGAGKSILIDALALVLGERADAGVVRRGAARAEIAAEFDVSRLPGVEAWLAEGGFDAEPGSCLLRRVVESSGRSRAFINGASATVQQLREVGERLVDIHGQHAHQSLLRGDYQRELLDALGGQTALAQEVAAAYRQWQTLRARRIEWQKNEQALARERDELERDLKELEALAFSPDEWQALQAEHKRLAHAAALLEGAQGAREALEGTDGAVLAQVRGVIQRLSALTDYDSRLKEALELLEPAEIQLKEALYSLNRYASRLELDPDRLAQVESRLAAIHGCARKHRVTVEELPERLARVRERLDEIGGAAGLEALMAQEEAAREAYLERARRLSQGRRKAAETLSEAVTRAFRDLALGGGRFTVAFHPADPGGSFGLEQVEFQVATHPGTPPGPLGKVASGGELSRISLAIQVIASRVAQVPTLIFDEVDAGIGGKVAEIVGRLLKQLGTLHQVMCVTHLPQVAAAADHQWQVTKLARDGAVVSRIRRLEAEERIDEIARMVGGMKITETTRRHAQEMLKAVRNGA